Proteins co-encoded in one Stomoxys calcitrans chromosome 5, idStoCalc2.1, whole genome shotgun sequence genomic window:
- the LOC106082319 gene encoding uncharacterized protein LOC106082319, whose protein sequence is MDTIRSPFYEEIPNAFSFEENFRLGSQLVGPYAKILENFAHYHNYKLGLISLENYNVSHIQLDIQQGVYNLSMLGGTNLNLFANITFSYPLEWSRVCVMVPSEKELPHYWYVFWPLGVDIWILLGLGVPYVAVLMSLLKYPSVSFLENLLESFALLLFYSNACCKLDNIPSRCYTVHLLFLPFGFVLFNYYTIYLTAYNFRPVFQPFLKTLENILASKISIMVPSHILEELQNNPKVNLTPLNAALVEKALPEVAYMLRNFSQTHAIVITQSQWGFIKRLQRDLVQPLYQLSDVCFGNSHYTFPMQLDSRFASALDDFILLVQQSGLWGHWQEEAFIAAHRMKHYKILHDVYPIRPLDMEYYWLTWMVLVIGIALSCMCLVVEIIVGRRKKPKFHYVP, encoded by the coding sequence ATGGATACTATTCGTAGCCCATTTTACGAGGAGATACCAAATGCTTTTAGCTTTGAGGAAAACTTTCGTCTTGGCAGTCAACTAGTTGGAccatatgcaaaaattttggaaaattttgcccaCTACCACAATTACAAACTAGGCTTGATTTCCCTGGAGAATTACAATGTGTCCCACATTCAGTTGGACATACAGCAAGGAGTCTACAATTTGTCAATGTTGGGAGGCACTAATCTGAATCTCTTTGCCAACATAACCTTTAGCTATCCCCTGGAGTGGTCCAGAGTTTGCGTTATGGTGCCTTCGGAAAAGGAACTGCCCCATTATTGGTATGTGTTCTGGCCTCTGGGTGTTGACATATGGATTCTGTTGGGCTTGGGAGTGCCCTACGTGGCTGTGCTCATGTCCCTGCTGAAATACCCTTCGGTGAGTTTTCTGGAAAATCTTTTGGAAAGTTTTGCTCTTCTGCTGTTCTATTCCAATGCTTGCTGCAAACTGGACAACATTCCCAGTAGATGCTATACAGTCCATTTACTGTTCCTGCCCTTTGGATTCGTTCTCTTCAACTATTACACCATCTATTTGACGGCTTACAATTTTAGGCCTGTATTTCAGCCCTTCCTGAAAACCTTGGAAAATATATTGGCTTCTAAAATTAGTATTATGGTGCCCAGTCATATACTCGAGGAGCTGCAAAATAACCCCAAGGTGAATTTAACTCCTCTAAATGCTGCCCTTGTGGAAAAGGCCCTGCCTGAGGTAGCCTACATGCTGCGCAATTTTTCTCAAACCCATGCCATAGTGATAACCCAAAGTCAATGGGGTTTCATCAAGAGACTCCAGAGAGACCTGGTACAGCCTTTGTATCAACTTTCGGATGTATGTTTTGGCAATTCTCACTACACCTTTCCCATGCAGTTGGACTCGAGATTTGCCTCAGCCTTggatgattttattttattagtgcAACAATCGGGTCTGTGGGGACATTGGCAGGAGGAAGCCTTTATTGCAGCGCATAGAATGAAgcattacaaaattttgcacgatgtatatCCCATAAGGCCACTTGACATGGAGTACTATTGGCTGACATGGATGGTTTTGGTCATTGGAATTGCATTGAGCTGTATGTGTCTGGTGGTGGAGATAATAGTTGGAAGGcgtaaaaaaccaaaatttcattatgTGCCCTAA
- the LOC106082318 gene encoding uncharacterized protein LOC106082318 codes for MHKLWLLLVLAFLVTIALDVVEARGGGGGGGRGGGFGGGGRGGGFGGARGGGFGGGRGGGFGGARGGGFGGGRGGGYGRGGGFFGAGGGAFIPYRPSRPYYGGGFF; via the coding sequence atgcataaattgtggctgctattaGTTTTGGCTTTTCTTGTTACAATTGCCCTGGATGTGGTTGAGGCAAGAGGTGGTGGTGGCGGAGGAGGTCGTGGGGGAGGTTTTGGCGGTGGCGGTAGAGGAGGAGGCTTTGGTGGTGCTAGAGGTGGAGGCTTTGGTGGCGGTAGAGGAGGAGGCTTTGGCGGCGCTAGAGGTGGAGGCTTTGGTGGCGGAAGAGGTGGTGGCTATGGCCGTGGCGGTGGATTCTTCGGTGCAGGTGGTGGTGCTTTTATACCCTATCGTCCTAGTCGACCCtactatggtggtggatttTTTTGA
- the LOC106082333 gene encoding kynurenine 3-monooxygenase: protein MSECIKNVNANGTNLSIPPMKVAIIGGGLVGSLAALNFARNGHNVHLYEYREDIRTAELVQGRSINLALSQRGRKALSSVGLEEEVLATAIPMRGRMLHDIKGRTSVVLYDPCTNECLYSVGRKHLNEILLNAGEKFPNIHYHFEHKLKKANFNEGSMSFQRPYEEKDAVATADLIVGADGAFSAVRQQMSKTLGFNYSQEYIEHGYLELCIPAKNDEFQMPPNYLHIWPRNEFMMIALPNQDKSFTVTLSMPFKVFQGIQSHQELLDFFRKYYTDALPLIGEEMLIKDFFKSKPQFLLSIKCNPFHYGDKALLLGDAAHAMVPYYGQGMNAGMEDCSIFFSILHQPHITLARALEQFTETRVQDAHAICDLAMYNYVEMRDLTKRFSFKCRKFLDTTLFRFFPSVWVPLYNSVSFTSMPYSKCIANREWQDEILKKVFGATLFFALTLSGAFIYVNNM, encoded by the exons GTGGGTTCATTGGCTGCCTTAAACTTTGCCCGCAATGGTCACAATGTGCATCTCTATGAGTATCGAGAGGATATACGTACCGCCGAACTGGTGCAGGGACGCAGCATAAATTTAGCCTTATCACAACGAGGACGAAAAGCATTGTCATCTGTGGGTTTGGAAGAGGAGGTGTTGGCCACAGCTATACCTATGAGGGGTCGCATGTTGCATGACATTAAAGGCCGAACATCAGTGGTGTTGTATGATCCTTGTACCAATGAATGCTTGTATTCGGTGGGACGCAAGcatttaaatgagattttatTGAATG CGGGTGAAAAGTTTCCCAATATCCATTATCATTTTGAACATAAACTCAAAAAGGCCAACTTTAATGAGGGTTCCATGAGTTTTCAACG TCCTTACGAGGAAAAGGATGCTGTAGCCACGGCTGATCTGATTGTGGGTGCTGATGGTGCTTTCAGTGCTGTACGCCAACAAATGTCCAAGACATTGGGTTTCAATTACTCACAGGAATATATTGAACATGGCTATTTGGAGCTGTGCATACCGGCTAAGAATGATGAATTTCAAATGCCTCCCAACTATCTGCATATATGGCCCAGAAATGAATTCATGATGATAGCTTTGCCCAATCAGGATAAATCCTTTACGGTTACTCTCTCAATGCCTTTCAAAGTTTTCCAGGGTATACAGAGCCATCAGGAATTGTTggattttttcagaaaatactACACAGATGCTTTGCCTTTGATAGGGGAAGAAATGCTTATCAAGGATTTTTTCAAAtccaagccacaatttttattatcCATTAAA TGTAATCCCTTTCACTATGGCGATAAGGCTTTGCTTTTAGGAGATGCTGCCCATGCTATGGTACCCTATTATGGTCAGGGTATGAATGCTGGCATGGAGGATTGttcgattttcttttcgatACTCCATCAACCACACATAACATTGGCCAGAGCCTTGGAACAATTCACCGAGACCAGGGTGCAGGACGCCCATGCCATTTGTGATCTGGCCATGTACAATTATGTGGAGATGCGAGATCTTACTAAACGTTTCTCATTCAAATGCCGTAAATTCTTGGATACCACCCTATTTCGTTTCTTTCCCAGTGTATGGGTACCTTTGTACAACAGTGTCTCCTTTACAAGTATGCCCTATAGCAAGTGCATAGCCAACCGAGAGTGGCAAGATGAG ATTCTAAAGAAAGTTTTTGGTGCCACATTATTTTTTGCGCTGACATTAAGTGGAGcctttatttatgttaataacaTGTAG